In a single window of the Nocardioides massiliensis genome:
- a CDS encoding aspartate-semialdehyde dehydrogenase, with the protein MTLRQAQGKPRRPVRLGIVGATGQVGVAMRQILLEREFPIEEIRFFASARSAGTVLEFGDRQVTVEDAATADPSGLDIALFSAGATTSRAQAARFADAGVVVVDNSSAFRKDPDIPLVVSEVNPDAIDLAFTGEKQRIIANPNCTTMAAMPVLKPLHDEAGLVRLIASTYQAVSGSGVAGVSELSGQVATAGEKATELAYDGTAVDLGEPGVYRRPIAYNVVPFAGSLVDDGLNETDEEQKLRNESRKILGIPELRVSGICVRVPVFTGHSLAINAEFASALPVERAVELLKDAPGVELAEIPTPLQAAGTDPSYVGRIRQDEGVDGQRGLALFISNDNLRKGAALNTVQIAELLAARL; encoded by the coding sequence ATGACCCTTCGACAAGCTCAGGGCAAGCCCCGACGCCCCGTGCGCCTCGGCATCGTCGGTGCCACCGGCCAGGTCGGTGTCGCGATGCGCCAGATCCTGCTCGAGCGCGAGTTCCCGATCGAGGAGATCCGGTTCTTCGCCTCGGCCCGCTCGGCCGGCACCGTGCTGGAGTTCGGCGACCGTCAGGTCACGGTGGAGGACGCGGCGACCGCCGACCCCAGCGGGCTGGACATCGCGCTGTTCTCGGCCGGTGCCACCACGTCGCGGGCGCAGGCTGCGCGCTTCGCCGATGCCGGTGTCGTCGTGGTCGACAACTCCAGCGCCTTCCGCAAGGACCCCGACATCCCGCTGGTCGTCTCCGAGGTCAACCCCGACGCGATCGACCTCGCGTTCACCGGCGAGAAGCAACGCATCATCGCCAACCCCAACTGCACCACCATGGCCGCGATGCCGGTGCTCAAGCCGCTGCACGACGAGGCGGGCCTCGTGCGGCTGATCGCCTCGACCTACCAGGCCGTCTCCGGCTCCGGCGTCGCCGGCGTGTCCGAGCTGTCGGGTCAGGTCGCGACCGCAGGCGAGAAGGCCACCGAGCTGGCCTACGACGGCACGGCCGTCGACCTGGGCGAGCCGGGTGTCTACCGGCGCCCCATCGCCTACAACGTCGTGCCGTTCGCGGGCAGCCTGGTCGACGACGGGCTCAACGAGACCGACGAGGAGCAGAAGCTGCGCAACGAGTCGCGCAAGATCCTCGGCATCCCCGAGCTGCGCGTCTCCGGCATCTGCGTGCGCGTCCCGGTCTTCACCGGCCACTCGCTCGCGATCAACGCGGAGTTCGCCTCCGCGCTGCCGGTCGAGCGGGCCGTCGAGCTGCTCAAGGACGCCCCCGGCGTCGAGCTCGCCGAGATCCCGACGCCGCTGCAGGCGGCCGGCACCGACCCGTCCTACGTCGGCCGCATCCGCCAGGACGAGGGCGTCGACGGTCAGCGGGGTCTGGCGTTGTTCATCTCCAACGACAACCTGCGCAAGGGTGCCGCGCTCAACACCGTGCAGATCGCGGAGCTGCTGGCCGCGCGCCTGTAG
- a CDS encoding GatB/YqeY domain-containing protein: MSNLKDRLRTDLTASIKARDELRSSTLRMVLTAITNAEVAGKTQRELTDEDVVTVLSSEAKKRREAAVAFEEGGRTEAAAKERAEAEILADYLPEQLSEDEVRALISETIESTGAAADGMRAMGKVMGALQPKVKGRADGAFVAAEVKRQLAG; this comes from the coding sequence ATGAGCAATCTCAAGGACCGCCTGCGCACCGACTTGACCGCATCGATCAAGGCGCGCGACGAGCTGCGGTCCTCGACCCTGCGGATGGTGCTCACGGCGATCACCAACGCCGAGGTCGCCGGCAAGACCCAGCGCGAGCTCACCGACGAGGACGTCGTGACCGTGCTCAGCAGCGAGGCCAAGAAGCGGCGCGAGGCCGCCGTCGCGTTCGAGGAGGGCGGGCGCACCGAGGCGGCCGCCAAGGAGCGGGCCGAGGCCGAGATCCTCGCCGACTACCTGCCCGAGCAGCTCTCCGAGGACGAGGTCCGAGCGCTCATCTCCGAGACCATCGAGTCCACCGGTGCCGCCGCCGACGGCATGCGCGCGATGGGCAAGGTCATGGGCGCGCTGCAGCCGAAGGTGAAGGGCCGCGCCGACGGCGCGTTCGTCGCGGCGGAGGTCAAGCGCCAGCTCGCCGGCTGA
- a CDS encoding SRPBCC domain-containing protein: MTAAPDRAGSPIPAQTELLELDVPDTIEQSVRIAAPVERVWALVSEPGWFANVDALTAHRLERDGDLTTVHDPVHGPFVFRTMALEPPTYAAFRWLADAADPGGASTLVEFTLTPYDGGVELRVVESGFATLPGDARKRRAVYDENVDGWETELRLAQEHLEAGGGALSVG, encoded by the coding sequence ATGACCGCAGCCCCCGACCGCGCCGGCTCCCCGATACCGGCCCAGACGGAGCTCCTCGAGCTCGACGTCCCCGACACCATCGAGCAGTCCGTCCGGATCGCCGCGCCTGTCGAGCGCGTCTGGGCGCTGGTCAGCGAGCCCGGTTGGTTCGCCAATGTCGACGCCCTCACCGCGCACCGCCTGGAGCGCGACGGCGACCTGACGACGGTGCACGACCCCGTCCACGGCCCGTTCGTCTTCCGCACCATGGCGCTCGAGCCGCCGACGTACGCCGCCTTCCGGTGGCTGGCCGACGCCGCGGACCCCGGCGGCGCCTCCACCCTCGTCGAGTTCACCCTCACGCCGTACGACGGCGGAGTGGAGCTGCGGGTAGTCGAGAGCGGCTTCGCCACCCTGCCGGGAGACGCGCGCAAGCGCCGCGCGGTCTACGACGAGAACGTCGACGGCTGGGAGACCGAGCTCCGGCTCGCCCAGGAGCACCTCGAAGCCGGCGGGGGCGCACTCAGTGTCGGCTGA
- a CDS encoding metallophosphoesterase codes for MSPAPDSARGPLRAVVRAGVAAAAVGLGCAAYGAGWEVRAFVLREAEVPVLPPGAKPLRVLHLSDLHLTPAQGRKRAWLRDLASTKPDLVIGTGDFLAHRDAVGPVLEALDGLLDSPGVFVLGSNDYFAPTGRNPVKYLLPDDGQRHTTSPKLPWPDLVAGFTARGWRDLTNRHDRLRIGETEIAFAGVDDPHLGYDDLAAVAGPAPAKADLRIGVAHAPYLRVLDQFTRDGYDLLIAGHTHGGQLCLPRSRAIVTNCDLDRARAKGLHRHPADSPPDDPAGAWMHVSAGLGTSPYVPIRFCCRPEATLLTLVAR; via the coding sequence ATGAGCCCGGCCCCCGATTCCGCCCGCGGCCCGCTCCGCGCGGTCGTGCGGGCGGGAGTTGCCGCGGCGGCCGTGGGGCTGGGGTGTGCGGCGTACGGCGCAGGGTGGGAGGTGCGCGCGTTCGTCCTCCGCGAGGCGGAGGTCCCCGTGCTTCCCCCGGGTGCGAAGCCGCTGCGCGTGCTGCACCTCAGCGACCTGCACCTGACTCCCGCGCAGGGGCGCAAGCGCGCGTGGTTGCGTGACCTCGCGAGCACGAAGCCCGACCTGGTCATCGGCACCGGCGACTTCCTCGCCCACCGCGACGCCGTCGGCCCCGTCCTCGAAGCGCTCGACGGCCTCCTCGACTCCCCCGGTGTCTTCGTCCTGGGTTCCAACGACTACTTCGCCCCGACCGGGCGCAACCCGGTGAAGTACCTGCTCCCCGACGACGGCCAGCGCCACACGACGTCCCCGAAGCTGCCCTGGCCCGACCTCGTCGCGGGGTTCACCGCCCGCGGCTGGCGCGACCTCACCAACCGCCACGACCGGCTGCGCATCGGCGAGACCGAGATCGCGTTCGCCGGGGTCGACGACCCCCACCTCGGGTACGACGACCTCGCCGCTGTCGCCGGTCCCGCGCCAGCCAAGGCGGACCTGCGTATCGGCGTGGCGCACGCGCCGTACCTCCGCGTCCTCGACCAGTTCACCCGCGACGGCTACGACCTGCTGATCGCCGGCCACACCCACGGCGGTCAGCTGTGCCTGCCGAGGTCGCGCGCGATCGTCACCAACTGCGACCTCGATCGCGCCCGCGCCAAGGGTCTGCACCGGCACCCGGCCGACTCCCCGCCCGACGACCCGGCCGGCGCGTGGATGCACGTCTCCGCCGGACTCGGCACCTCGCCGTACGTCCCGATCCGGTTCTGCTGCCGGCCGGAAGCCACCCTGCTCACGCTCGTCGCGCGCTGA
- a CDS encoding transglycosylase domain-containing protein, whose amino-acid sequence MRRDRLPASAILSHLGVMVAVAAALGVLVAGLALPFAGVAGLSARTVARQIDNLPAELEAEPLPERTRVLDSEGKLLATFYDENRVNISLDKVAPIMREAIVAIEDDRFYEHGALDIKGTLRAFLTNQASDDVVQGGSSITQQMVKLTLVAQAETAEERRAATEETYARKIKELQYAIGFEEKYSKDWILERYLNLAYFGAGAEGIQAASYRYFSKPANKLKLREAALLAGLVQNPSRFDPTRNREAARDRRDVVLRRMAQLGIVTDEQAQKAISRNLGLKPRQTRNGCIFSAAPFFCDYARRYLLADESLGETREEREQLIDRGGLTIKTTVDLRMQRGADEAAAANVQPTDQAVGALAMVEPGTGAVRALAQSRPMGRDRSKGQSFLNYVVDSEYGDANGFQPGSTFKVFVLATAIKNGMSLGTQLSVPAQGYYPVSDYETCDGPYQGTQIWEPRNSTTGAGTFDMYSGTQKSVNTFFAELTQRTGLCEPYELAQKMGVALNDPAREMVPSFALGVADVSPLEMAGAYATFAARGVACANTPIAEIRDATGALFKDYRPDCERVMPRSTADAVNDILRGLLEPGGFAYGSALGRPSAGKTGTTNDNRAVWFVGYTPNMSTAAVIAGANQLGQPSSLNGTVVNGRTIYGVSGSGYAAPMWASAMREAIAVLPVQDFVAPGAAIVQGQQDAVPSVGGLSVDEARRVLEDAGFFPRVSSPVNSNYPSGTVAYTSPGSGATIGTGSTVVIYPSNGVPPLPPPSDDGDGDDDGDGGDEAGDGRGGGDNAGPGRGRGRGGDNPGRGRGRGGDD is encoded by the coding sequence ATGCGTCGTGACCGTCTCCCCGCGTCGGCCATCCTCTCCCACCTGGGGGTGATGGTCGCGGTTGCGGCCGCACTGGGGGTCCTCGTCGCCGGTCTGGCCCTCCCGTTCGCCGGCGTGGCCGGCCTGAGCGCGCGCACGGTGGCGCGCCAGATCGACAACCTGCCGGCCGAGCTGGAGGCGGAGCCGCTGCCCGAGCGCACCCGGGTGCTCGACTCCGAGGGCAAGCTGCTGGCGACGTTCTACGACGAGAACCGCGTCAACATCTCCCTCGACAAGGTCGCGCCGATCATGCGCGAGGCGATCGTGGCGATCGAGGACGACCGCTTCTACGAGCACGGCGCGCTCGACATCAAGGGCACGCTGCGCGCGTTCCTCACCAACCAGGCCAGCGACGACGTCGTGCAGGGTGGCTCCTCGATCACCCAGCAGATGGTGAAGCTGACGCTGGTCGCCCAGGCCGAGACGGCCGAGGAGCGCCGCGCGGCCACGGAGGAGACCTACGCCCGCAAGATCAAGGAGCTGCAGTACGCCATCGGCTTCGAGGAGAAGTACTCCAAGGACTGGATCTTGGAGCGCTACCTCAACCTCGCCTACTTCGGCGCCGGGGCCGAGGGCATCCAGGCGGCGTCGTACCGCTACTTCTCCAAACCCGCCAACAAGCTGAAGCTGCGCGAGGCCGCGTTGCTCGCCGGCCTCGTGCAGAACCCGTCACGCTTCGACCCCACCCGCAACCGGGAGGCGGCCCGCGACCGCCGCGACGTCGTGCTCCGCCGGATGGCCCAGCTGGGCATCGTCACCGACGAGCAGGCGCAGAAGGCGATCTCGCGCAACCTCGGCCTCAAGCCGCGCCAGACCCGCAACGGCTGCATCTTCTCCGCCGCGCCGTTCTTCTGTGACTACGCCCGGCGCTACCTGCTGGCCGACGAGTCGCTGGGCGAGACGCGCGAGGAGCGCGAGCAGCTCATCGACCGCGGGGGCCTGACGATCAAGACCACCGTCGACCTGCGCATGCAGCGCGGCGCCGACGAGGCCGCGGCCGCCAACGTCCAGCCGACCGACCAGGCCGTCGGTGCCCTCGCGATGGTCGAGCCCGGCACCGGCGCGGTCCGCGCCCTGGCGCAGTCGCGGCCGATGGGGCGTGACCGCAGCAAGGGCCAGAGCTTCCTCAACTATGTGGTCGACTCGGAGTACGGCGACGCCAACGGCTTCCAGCCGGGCTCGACGTTCAAGGTCTTCGTGCTGGCCACCGCCATCAAGAACGGCATGTCGCTCGGCACCCAGCTGTCTGTCCCGGCGCAGGGCTACTACCCGGTCAGCGACTACGAGACCTGCGACGGCCCCTACCAGGGCACCCAGATCTGGGAGCCGCGCAACTCGACGACGGGTGCCGGGACGTTCGACATGTACTCCGGCACCCAGAAGTCGGTGAACACGTTCTTCGCCGAACTCACCCAGCGCACCGGGCTGTGCGAGCCCTACGAGCTCGCCCAGAAGATGGGCGTCGCGCTCAACGACCCCGCGCGCGAGATGGTCCCGTCGTTCGCCCTCGGCGTCGCCGACGTGAGCCCGTTGGAGATGGCCGGCGCCTACGCGACGTTCGCGGCTCGCGGTGTGGCGTGCGCCAACACCCCGATCGCGGAGATCCGCGACGCGACCGGCGCCCTCTTCAAGGACTACCGCCCCGATTGTGAGCGGGTGATGCCGCGCAGCACCGCCGACGCCGTCAACGACATCCTGCGCGGCCTGCTGGAGCCCGGCGGTTTCGCCTATGGCTCCGCCCTGGGGCGTCCATCGGCAGGCAAGACGGGGACGACCAACGACAACCGCGCCGTCTGGTTCGTCGGCTACACACCGAACATGTCGACGGCAGCTGTGATCGCCGGAGCCAACCAGCTCGGCCAGCCCTCCTCGCTCAACGGCACGGTCGTCAACGGGCGCACCATCTACGGCGTCTCCGGTTCGGGTTACGCCGCACCCATGTGGGCCTCCGCGATGCGGGAGGCCATCGCAGTCCTCCCCGTGCAGGACTTCGTGGCCCCCGGCGCGGCGATCGTCCAGGGCCAGCAGGACGCCGTCCCGTCCGTCGGCGGGCTCAGCGTCGACGAGGCACGCCGGGTGCTCGAGGACGCGGGCTTCTTCCCCCGCGTGAGCTCGCCGGTCAACTCGAACTATCCGTCGGGCACCGTCGCCTACACCTCGCCCGGCAGCGGCGCCACCATCGGCACCGGCAGCACCGTCGTCATCTACCCCTCCAACGGCGTACCGCCGCTCCCCCCGCCCTCTGACGACGGGGATGGGGACGACGACGGCGACGGTGGTGACGAAGCCGGTGATGGTCGCGGCGGGGGCGACAACGCCGGACCCGGTCGCGGACGCGGCCGGGGTGGCGACAACCCGGGACGCGGCCGCGGTCGCGGCGGGGACGACTGA
- a CDS encoding cation diffusion facilitator family transporter, translating into MGAGHGHGHLTGSPSSHAGGRHRRRLAISFVLVAAFFVVELVAGLWSGSLALISDAGHMAADVVALGAALIATKIATRPDHTGRRTYGSYRAEVFASGLAVLLMLGVSAYVVIAAVGRIGADVSIEVGPVLVVGVLGLLVNLIALLLLRAGARESLNVKGAYYEVLADTAGSVGVLVAGGLVLLTDMVVWDTLVALAIGVFVAVRAVVLGRQVLAVLGQHVPADLDVERLTAELVALPGVADVHDLHVWTLTSGMHVATAHLVLDEDPATDSHGVLVAAQRVLRQGHGIEHATLQVEERPTTDCHEVTW; encoded by the coding sequence GTGGGTGCAGGTCACGGCCACGGTCACCTGACCGGGAGTCCGAGCTCCCACGCCGGCGGGCGACACCGCCGACGGCTGGCGATCTCGTTCGTCCTGGTCGCTGCCTTCTTCGTGGTCGAACTCGTCGCCGGGCTGTGGTCCGGCTCGCTCGCCCTGATCTCCGACGCCGGGCACATGGCCGCTGACGTGGTGGCGCTCGGGGCGGCGTTGATCGCCACCAAGATCGCCACCCGCCCCGACCACACCGGCCGGCGTACCTATGGCTCCTACCGCGCCGAGGTGTTCGCCTCGGGCCTGGCGGTCCTGCTGATGCTGGGGGTGTCGGCGTACGTCGTCATCGCCGCGGTCGGGCGCATCGGGGCCGACGTGAGCATCGAGGTCGGACCGGTCCTGGTCGTCGGCGTGCTCGGTCTCCTGGTGAACCTGATCGCGCTGCTGCTCCTCCGGGCCGGCGCGCGCGAGTCGCTCAACGTCAAGGGCGCCTACTACGAGGTGCTGGCCGACACCGCGGGCAGCGTCGGCGTCCTCGTGGCGGGCGGGCTCGTCCTGCTCACCGACATGGTCGTGTGGGACACCCTCGTCGCGCTCGCCATCGGCGTCTTCGTCGCCGTGCGCGCGGTGGTCCTTGGTCGCCAGGTGCTCGCCGTGCTCGGCCAGCACGTCCCGGCCGACCTCGACGTCGAGCGCCTGACCGCCGAGCTCGTTGCCCTGCCCGGCGTCGCCGACGTCCACGACCTGCACGTGTGGACGCTGACCTCGGGCATGCACGTCGCCACCGCTCACCTCGTGCTGGACGAGGATCCGGCCACCGACAGCCACGGCGTCCTGGTTGCGGCTCAGCGTGTGCTGCGCCAGGGCCACGGCATCGAGCACGCGACCCTCCAGGTGGAGGAGCGCCCGACGACCGACTGCCACGAGGTCACCTGGTAG
- a CDS encoding ArsR/SmtB family transcription factor, translating into MSAESATSATPTRTQVLAALADETRWEILARLGAAPASASALAAELPVTRQAIARHLGVLEAAGLVRSEQVGRELRFQALGAALSAAARDLEAIAAGWERRLDRLREQAEQG; encoded by the coding sequence GTGTCGGCTGAGTCAGCCACCTCTGCCACGCCGACCCGCACCCAGGTGCTGGCGGCACTGGCCGACGAGACCCGCTGGGAGATCCTCGCCCGCCTCGGGGCTGCACCCGCGTCCGCCTCCGCCCTCGCCGCCGAGCTCCCCGTGACCCGGCAGGCCATCGCCCGCCACCTCGGCGTGCTCGAGGCGGCGGGACTGGTGAGGTCCGAGCAGGTCGGCCGCGAGCTGCGCTTCCAGGCACTCGGCGCTGCTCTCAGCGCGGCGGCGCGCGACCTCGAGGCGATCGCCGCCGGCTGGGAGCGGCGGTTGGACCGGCTGCGGGAGCAGGCCGAGCAGGGCTGA
- a CDS encoding CAP domain-containing protein, producing the protein MLTSRLARRCLAPLVLMAASLTPTIAQADLTQAQAERRTLAWHNQARANADLVRLRQAPCLKRTARVQAQRQANQQRMFHQPLRPVLKRCNLRMVGENVAQGYRMPAGVHRAWMRSPGHRANILEPSYRMVGVARARAQNGDLYWAVVFGHR; encoded by the coding sequence GTGCTGACGTCCCGTCTTGCCCGTCGTTGTCTCGCCCCGCTGGTGCTCATGGCTGCCTCGCTGACGCCGACGATCGCGCAGGCCGACCTCACGCAGGCCCAGGCCGAGCGTCGTACCCTCGCCTGGCACAACCAGGCCCGCGCCAACGCCGACCTCGTACGGCTACGGCAGGCGCCGTGCCTGAAGCGAACCGCGCGCGTGCAGGCGCAGCGTCAGGCCAACCAGCAGCGGATGTTCCACCAGCCGCTGCGCCCGGTCCTGAAGCGGTGCAACCTCCGGATGGTCGGGGAGAACGTCGCGCAGGGCTACCGCATGCCCGCCGGCGTGCACCGGGCCTGGATGCGCAGCCCCGGCCACCGCGCCAACATCCTGGAGCCCAGCTACCGCATGGTCGGGGTCGCGCGGGCGCGTGCCCAGAACGGCGACCTCTACTGGGCGGTGGTGTTCGGCCACCGCTGA